Proteins encoded by one window of Thermodesulfitimonas autotrophica:
- a CDS encoding CopG family antitoxin: MKEEKTIPEFKSEQEMADFWDTHSVADYWDQLEPDEIELAPELAAKIAERSKTKRVTLRLRVSQIEAAKRIAKEKDIPYQTLLRSWIAEAIRREQEKRA, translated from the coding sequence CAAGAGCGAGCAGGAGATGGCCGACTTTTGGGACACCCACAGCGTAGCCGACTACTGGGACCAGCTCGAACCCGACGAAATCGAGCTCGCGCCCGAGCTGGCTGCGAAGATCGCGGAGCGGTCTAAGACGAAGCGCGTCACCCTGCGGCTGCGGGTGTCGCAGATTGAGGCGGCGAAGCGGATAGCGAAGGAGAAAGACATACCCTACCAGACCCTCCTGCGGTCCTGGATCGCGGAGGCGATCAGGAGGGAGCAGGAAAAGAGGGCGTAG